The Aeromonas jandaei genomic interval AACAGCACCCGCTGGGCATTCTCGCCAGCCAGGGTGATAACGGTGCGCAGGGCACCGTTCAGTGTGAAGTTGAGTTCCATCATGCCTGTACCTCCTGCTGCTGGCACTCGACCAGCAGATCCGCCACCACTACCCCGCTGATATAGCGCTTGTAGGTCACGCTGCCGCCGAGATCCTCGCGCGGTGCAACCAGCTCGCTCACGGCCGCTTCCAGCGCGGCATCGTGCAGATCGCGGCGCTCCACATCACGCAGGCGCATCGGCTGCGGCGTAACGCCAGCAACGGCGACCCGCATCTCGCCAAGGGCATCAAGGGCCACGGCGGCAGTCATCACCGCCAGACCATCGGCGTTACGGCTGATGCGACGAGTGGCGCAGCGCAGCGCGGGCTCCGGCAGCACCACCCCCAACACCAACTCCTTACGCTGGCCCGCCAGATAGGTATCGATGGGTTGCAACTGATTGTTCTCCAGCACTACCACGGCTTCGAGTACCAGCAGTACCGGCAGCAGCGGGGAGTCCTGCTGTTGGCAGGCAATCTCGCCGCCGAGGGTGGCCTGATTGCGCACATGGCGGGAGTAGACAAACCCCAGCGCCTCGCACAGGGCGGTCGGGGTACGAGGGTCGTCTTTGAGGGCTTGCAGGGTGACGGTGGCACCGATATGGAGCTGGCCGTGCTGCTGCTCAATCTGGCCAAGTCCGAGCTTGTCCAGCGAGATGGCGACCTTCTTGTCGGTGCGGGTCGGGGCGGCGTTGAGCTTGCTGCCGCCCCCCATGTAGACGGCGTCGTTGCCAAAGCGGGCCTTGAGTTCCAAAGCCTGACCCAGTTGCTCGGGTCGGAAGAATTGCTCAATCATGTGTCGTCCTTACTCTTGCAGCCCGCCGCCGGGCAAATCCACAGGGCGGGCAATCCAGTCCAAACGTGCGGAGGGTGGCCTCAGGCCAGCTGATCCATCCGTTGCCACAGGCGGCTCGCCACCTTGCTGGCCTGTTGATAAATGGGCTCGACGTCAAAGGCGAACTCGCGATCCTGATAGACCATACGCCCCTCTACCATCACGCTGTTGACCGAGGATGAGCCCATACCGAAGGCGAGATGGCCGCCGAGGTTGCGCGGCGCCAGCGGGGTCGGTGCGGCGTAGTCACAGATGGTGAGATCGGCCTTGTAACCCGGCTCCAGGCGGCCAAATTTGGCGCCGAAGTTGCGCTCCAGCAGGGTGTTGCCGTTCCAGAGGAAGCGGGCAAAGCTATCGGGCCAGAGCGCTCCGCCGGCATCCTTGTGTTTGAAGTAGGCGAACTTGAGCTCTTCGAGCATGTCGGAGCCGATACCATCGGTGCCCAGCGCAAGATTGCGATACTCCGGCAGGTGCATGTTGTAGCCCACGTGGTTGTTCATGTTGGAGCGGGCGTTATGCACCAGGAAGGCATCACGGCTGTTGAGCAGCTCGATGTCAGCCGGGCTCAGGTAGATGCCGTGGGCGATCAGGGTCTTGCTGTCGATCAGGCCAAACGCATCCAACCGGGCGATGGGCTCCTTGCCATAGTGGTGGTGACCATGGGCCATGTCGTAACGGTCTTCCGCCACATGGATATGCAGCCCGCGACCGGTGACCTGC includes:
- the ygfM gene encoding molybdopterin-dependent oxidoreductase FAD-binding subunit, which gives rise to MIEQFFRPEQLGQALELKARFGNDAVYMGGGSKLNAAPTRTDKKVAISLDKLGLGQIEQQHGQLHIGATVTLQALKDDPRTPTALCEALGFVYSRHVRNQATLGGEIACQQQDSPLLPVLLVLEAVVVLENNQLQPIDTYLAGQRKELVLGVVLPEPALRCATRRISRNADGLAVMTAAVALDALGEMRVAVAGVTPQPMRLRDVERRDLHDAALEAAVSELVAPREDLGGSVTYKRYISGVVVADLLVECQQQEVQA
- the ssnA gene encoding putative aminohydrolase SsnA translates to MFILKNVTAVQLEPTRVLEGVDIAIEGSLIKAVGPNLRALYPEANYREMGGKLVMPGIVCAHNHFYSGLSRGIMANIAPCPDFISTLKNLWWRLDRALDEESLYYSGLICSLEAIKSGCSAVIDHHASPNFIKGSLNVLRKGFMEAGLRGMTCFETTDRNGGLAELQAGVEENILFAQAIDAAKAKGSEPYLVEAHIGAHAPFTVPDEGLAMLREAVQVTGRGLHIHVAEDRYDMAHGHHHYGKEPIARLDAFGLIDSKTLIAHGIYLSPADIELLNSRDAFLVHNARSNMNNHVGYNMHLPEYRNLALGTDGIGSDMLEELKFAYFKHKDAGGALWPDSFARFLWNGNTLLERNFGAKFGRLEPGYKADLTICDYAAPTPLAPRNLGGHLAFGMGSSSVNSVMVEGRMVYQDREFAFDVEPIYQQASKVASRLWQRMDQLA